Within the Setaria viridis chromosome 3, Setaria_viridis_v4.0, whole genome shotgun sequence genome, the region CCACCGCAAAGTTTCAAaattccctcctctctcctgtcCCTCAGTCCCTACCCCCACCCCgatctcgccgccggccgccatggaCGCCGACGAGATGGAAGTCGacctcgacggcgccgccgccgccgacgacatcAACTCccccttctccgcctccgcctccgcgtcccCCGCGTCCGCCTCCGGCTCCCTCCCCGCCGTCCTCAACGAGCTcgccgccctccaccgccgcgcaTCCTCCTCCTTCGCCACCTCCCCGTCCCTGTCCCTCCCCTCCATCaccttcctctcctccgcccccgccgccgtcgcgtccctcttcccccgcctcgccgcggccggcATCCCGGCGTCCTCACTGCTCCCCCCGCTCGAGGCCTCCCTCTCTGCGCacccgctccccgccgccgtcgcgtacctccgcctcctcctcgccccggCCTCCCCGCTCCTCACGCTCTTCTCCCCGCTCCcgttcctctccctcctcctggcCATCCGcaaggccgccgcctccgccgccggcgctgccaaCCCTAGCTCCGGTTCCGGCGGTGGGAACCCCCGCAAGCGCAAGAACCAGcgccaccagccgccgccgatCCAGCGGGCGGGGCCGTCGCTCCTCCCGCGGGCGCTCTCTCtgctcgccgacgccgcgggGCGGCTGCCGCTCCGGGACCACGCGGACGCGCGGCGGTCACTCGTGGACaccgcggcggagctcgcggCGTTCGATGTCCTTGCCGCCGTCCTTGGATCCGACTACCACGCTGAGGCGGTGCAGGATGTGATACGCGCGCTGGCCCCGGTGGTGCTCTCTGCGACGAAATCTGCTACACGGGTGGCTGCGGTGCAGTTCCTTGTGACGAAGTTGGTGCCTTTGGGTGCCGAGGAAGGGGAGGATGTGGTGAGGAAGGCTGTGGGGTACCTGCCAAGGTACTTGGCTGTGAAGGCGCCGGATAAGTCAGAGGCCAGGGCACTGGCAGTGGAAGCAATTGTCGAAGTGGTGCGGGCATTGGGGGCAGAGGAAAGGGAGAGTTTTGCTGGGTATGTGGTGTCCATGTCAAAGGGCAAAGCGAAGGGGCGACTGCTTGCTGTGGATTTGGTCCTCGCAATGTTACCGGTCCTGTTGCCATCTGATGGGGATGACTGTGATCTGGAGGAAGGTTCTTGGGGCCTGAAGTGTCtccggatgttggtggagaggTGCTCTGATAGTGTGGGAGGGGTTCGAGCTCGGGCGTTAACGAATGCAGCCCAGGCGCTTGATGTTTTGTCTGAGAGAGGTGTTGAGGTTGATCGGTTGCAGGAGGTGATGAGGATTGGGGACATGGGGCTTGGGGAATTGCTGAGACGACGCTGCACTGATGATAAGGCTGCTGTGAGGAAGGCTGCACTTGTGCTCATCACAAAGGCGATTGGTTTGATTGGGAGACCCATTGATGAGTCTCTACTTTGTGCAATGGGTTCTGCATGCTCTGATCCATTAGTCAGCATCCGCAAAGCTGCTCTTGCTGCCATCTCGGAGGTGTTTAGGAAATTTCCTGATGAGAAAGTGATGAAAGAGTGGCTTCAGGCTGTGCCTCCGCTGGTGATTGATAGTGAGACAAGCATCCAGGAGGAATGTGAAAACCTCTTTCTCGAACTAGTGCTTAATAGGATCTGCCAAGCTTCCAATTTGAACCTGGATGATGATACCATCTCCTTGGAGAAAGCTTTTCCTGAAGGGACACTGGATTTGCTGGAAAACATTTGTGATGGAGAGGTTGCTCCATGCATAAAGAAGATATGTGCAAGCcttgggaagaagaagaagctgaaaCCACTGCTTGCTAATTCACTGCAGAACATCATAACAATTTCTGAATCCTTGTGGTTGAGAAATCGTATGCCAATTGAGAATTGGACTGCACCTATAGGGTCTTGGTGGCTTCTTTCTGAGGTCTCATCCTTTGCACCAAAATCGGTTAACTGGAAGTTCCTGTCCCACCACTGGAAACTCCTTGATAATGTTGGACAAGATGACAGAGGTAAAGCTTGTTCTCAAGTGGAACCAAACTCTGCACTATGGGCAGTTAATCGTGTATCACTCTTGCAAACTATTTCAAATGTCTCCATGGAGCTACCTGTGGAACCTGCAGCAGAATTGGCACACAGCTTGCTCACAAGGATTGAGAATTTTGATATGAACCTGAGTGAGGTAATCAGTTAGTCGATCCAAAACAATACTGACTAGTACCAATTAATTTGCTTTTGCTAAAGTTAAATTTTGAACTAGCATGGCATTATGCTTTGACAATACCATATCTCACTTATTCCGCCATATGAAAAAAGGATTAAATCTACTAGGCTTTATGCAGTGTGCCCTAATCTTGTTGCCCAATCTGTTGGAACTTGGCAACATGTACTGTTCTGAAATTTTTTTGGTAAATTATGACATTTGGTATGGTCCTAAATGTAGATAAGCATTTCATAGTTATAAAAGGCATAACTTTAGATCCATTGTGCTTGCCAGTGAATATTATAATAATCAGCAATATTTTCTGGAATGGAGATCCTTCTAGCTTAGCTGAAACCTCACTGCAATCACAATATATTTCTGCTGTTCGTTACCTGTTGGAATCTAGTGACAAGAATACAAGATTATTATAATCTTTGCTGTTTTGATCATTGATTATCCCCTTTTTTCTCCCCATAGGCCATAGTTCTGCATCAACGTTCATCATACATTCATATAATCTTTTTCCTTGATATATATTTTTCTGTAGCATTGTGTAAATGTCTACAAATTCATGTCCACATCTTGACCATACTTTTTATGCATACATAAACAGGTTGATGCCCATGTAAAATCACTGAAAACTTTATGTAAAAGGAAAGCGAAAACAGCAAAGGAGGGTGATACACTGATCCTGAAGTGGGCGCAGCAACTTATTCGTAGTGCTGTTGACATCCTTGAGCAATACTTAAAAGAGATATCAGAATCAGCCAGGGGTCACAGTTTCGTTACTCCTATGAGTAGCAAACGCAAGGGAAAGAAACAGGCATCCACATCAAAGTCAACATCAGAAGCAGTTATTGCTGTATTCACTGTTGGATCGCTGATCCTAGCTTGCCCCACTGCCAATGTGAAAGACATAACTCCTTTGCTGCACACAATCATAACTTCTGGAAACTCTGAGTCGAGGCCAAACAATCTTGTTGGTGGGACCATATCTTTCAAAGAGTTAGCTCCATCATTATATATACAATCGTGGGATACATTGGCAAAAATATGCCTTGTAGATGACAAAGTGGCCAAGCGATATATTCCAATTTTTGTTCAGGTGTGTATCCTGTGCTTGTCTTATGACTACTCTTAACGGATAGATAGTCAATGTTGCTTCTATGAATCAGGAGCTTGAAAGGAGTGATATGGCTACCCTTCGGAATAATATCATGGTTGCAATGGCTGACTTCTATGTCCGTTATACTGCATTGGTTGACTGGTGagcttatttttcttatttatatAACCACTGATACTGATATCACTATTCACTATCCTTCCAGAATTTATTTCTGTTTCTTGCAAGCAGATACAAATTCCTGTATATCAGAatatgtgttttttttaaaatcacTTTCTCTCTCAATAAAAATGAAGATTGCTTAGACAGTCATACTTTACAAAATATCATAATTTGAAGTCTTTCCACCCTTGCaatgttcagagttcagacaatTTGCTGATTCTGACGACTCTTTAGTGAATGAAACATGGCTTATTTGTTTCCCTCTGTTTTGTTATTATGGCCATTCTCTTAGTTAATGGTCTCAATGAAAGATCATATACTAATTTGTGTAACTCCCATCGTGTATGTTTCTCCAAAGAAAGTTGattttttgtcagatggtattCTGAAAAGGGATCAAGGTTAATGATGTAATACTGTCCATCCATGGTAAATGAGTTTTTGTCAACATTATCTTATCAGCTACCTTTCACAGATGaatgaagaagatatttcaTATGTTTATTTCTCAAAATATTTCAAGTCTTGCTTGCACATGTGAACTTTAACCGAGCTTCCTTTTATGATGTTTCTGCAGTTATATGTCAAAAATAACAAAATCACTGCGTGACCCCTGTGAAGTAGTACGAAGACAAACTTTTATTCTACTCTCCAAATTGCTGCAGGTGCTAATCACTCCTTCAATGTTTTGATCTAAATATTGCGTCATTGTTATTGAGACTATTGTTTTATCCAGAGGGACTACGTAAAGTGGAGAGGGATTCTCTTCCTTCGGTTTCTTCCATGTTTAGTTGATGAGTCAGAGAAGATAAGGCATTTGGCTGACTACCTTTTTGGGAACATCTTAAAAGGTATTTACTATTTGTACTAACCTTTTCTCGTTTGAAGTCACTGCCTAACATCTACGTAAACTTTGCAGCTAAAGCACCACTCCTTGCGTATAATAGTTTTATTGAAGCTATATATGTCCTAAATGATTGCACTGGACACGGTGCATATAGCGAGTCTCAGGGAAGTTCAGATAGACGACCTGCCCTTTTCGCAATTCGGTAAACCAAGTTAAACTCTCCTGGCATGAATGATGTTTCATCCCGAGCTGAATTTTGTCATGCTCATTTGTTGCAGTGGCACTGACgaaaggtcaaggtcaaaaCGAATGCACATTTATGCCTCTTTGCTTAAACAAATGGCACCAGAGCACCTTTTAGCCACATCAGCCAAATTATGTGCTGAGATCTTGGCAGCTGTTTGTGATGGCTTGCTCAGTGTTGATGATGCTGGTGGAAGGGCTGTACTTCAGGTAGGGAATCGATAGCTTCCCACAAATTTCCTGTCAATTTGAACCAAGAAAGTATCTTGGATATCCAACTTCTAGCATGGTTACTTGCCACTTGACAGACCTCCAATGTGCACATGCATCCTGAGTTTTAGACTCATTCTTATAGTTCAAACTTAGTGTGTTAAATAAATAATTGCGAGGACTGGATAGCTttatatttgttgatgcttttccACTGTTGTGATGATTTAGTTTTTCTCAACAGGATGCTCTGCAAATACTGGCTTGCAAGGAGATGCGCATCCACCCCAACATCTGTGCAGAGAATACCGAGATGGACGACGAAGGTGGGGAAGGCGGAGGAGGAACAGCCAGCGCGCTCCTTGCGGCGAAAGGGAGGGCGGTGACCCAGGTTGCGAAGAAGAACCTGATCCAGATCGCAGTCCCCATCTTCATCGAGCTGAAGCGGCTGCTAGAGAGCAAGAACAGCCCGCTGACGGGGTGCCTGATGGAGTGCCTGCGCGCCCTGCTCAAGGACTACAAGAACGAGATCGAGGAGATCCTGGTGGCTGACAAGCAGCTCCAGAAGGAGCTCCTCTACGACATGCAGAAGTACGAAGCTGGGAAAGGGAAGGGCAAGGCCGCCGCCGATTCCGAGGCAGGCCCCAGCGGCACCGCCAGGTCCCCAGCCAGGCAGACGCCcgccgctgctgcggcggcggtccATGCATCTGCGAGAGCTGCTGTCAGGTCGGTGCTGAAGGAGGTGAACCGGAACACGCCGCTGCACTCGATGAGCGTGCCCAAGGTGAAGTCGATCTTGGGCACCGCCGGTCCTGGCTCTCGCTTCCCCGGTGTTCTGGAGTCGGTCAGGCGGCTTCAGCCGTTTGAGTCGGACGATGAGAACTAGCCTGTTCACTCATGGCAGTTCGTTTAGGTTGGTCTGATGGTCGTTTTAGCATGATTCTAACCTGCCTAACAGATTAGGAGGGTGTTTACCAGCCTCATTCTCTCATTGAGGTTTTTCGCCGATTGGCAGTGTACATATGTTTGGAATGCAATCATGTTAGCAAGAGACTGAAACAATTGCAATTTCTTCTCGTTTGTAAATTTGCTATCCTAGCGTCACTCTATTCTGATCATTTTACCATCTCTTGAATGGGTAATTCACTTGTCATATTTGGTGGCCCATCTTGACATGTCATCCATACCAGAGGGAAAACCAGAGAGGAGAGAGCCCTTGATAGTTGGTCCTGTTTGCAGCAGAAAAACGCGACCATCATCCACCAGAGAACCACAGCACCCGCGTTATAAACAATGATGTATGCGTGTACGTGAGCATGTGATTTTCGTGCTAAGTCCATCCTTTACGGTGGATTAGGAGAGGCAATCCTTTGTTTCCCCAGGAATGAGAGTTTCACTACTGCAGCACAAATCGGTACCATGTCCCACCCGCGCCGGTACGGATGATGTTTTAGAGCCGGCACGGGTGAAGTGTTTTTTTAGGGGTggggggggtggggtgggggggggggggggggtggagggAGCGTTCTCCGGTAGGAATTCAGATGTGCATGAAAATTAGAATTGGTGTTTCAGTAATTGGGCCAGTTTGTTGGCCTGTTGGGCCGAACCCACAAACTTCCGCTTCCTGGGCCTACTCGGGCTGCCTATTTGTTGGATTCCCTTCCGATAGATTTTTTTTAGTGGGATGTGTGCGGCAGCAGCCCTCATCCATCGGATGGCCTTCCTAACCTTAGACCCGACGCTCCCTGTGCGCcgcccgctgccaccgccgccgtcccgttGCACCTCGAGCGGCCGTGgcgccgtcacgccgccgccgcttgcctcCTGTGCGGCGGTTGGGCCTTGTCGCGTCGCCctcccgcgcggccgccgcgcctcgtcgcgtcgccggccgcggcctccgGGCGTCCGCCGCGCCtcgtcgcgccgccggccgcggggtGCGAGTATGCGTCACCGAAGACGACAAACCTGCTGCTGTCGCCTTCTATCGGCGATATATATGACGCGCGTGCTCCTCGGGTTGGTGGGTCGGCCGCTTTTCAGCCTGATAGCTTGGACTATTTCTGCGCGTATGGCATCGTAATTATTTGGATCCTTACCGCGTGGTGTCCaataaaaaactaaaaactAGGTTGGTCAGTACTAGTTGccctaaaaaaaaaatagaatgatgcatgcatgcatgcaaaaaagataaaaaaaatgatgataTGATCCATATGCATGAAAATCGGAAGTTTAAAATCATAAATCTTAAACTCACCGTCAAAATTAAATTTCAATT harbors:
- the LOC117849895 gene encoding condensin-2 complex subunit CAP-D3 is translated as MDADEMEVDLDGAAAADDINSPFSASASASPASASGSLPAVLNELAALHRRASSSFATSPSLSLPSITFLSSAPAAVASLFPRLAAAGIPASSLLPPLEASLSAHPLPAAVAYLRLLLAPASPLLTLFSPLPFLSLLLAIRKAAASAAGAANPSSGSGGGNPRKRKNQRHQPPPIQRAGPSLLPRALSLLADAAGRLPLRDHADARRSLVDTAAELAAFDVLAAVLGSDYHAEAVQDVIRALAPVVLSATKSATRVAAVQFLVTKLVPLGAEEGEDVVRKAVGYLPRYLAVKAPDKSEARALAVEAIVEVVRALGAEERESFAGYVVSMSKGKAKGRLLAVDLVLAMLPVLLPSDGDDCDLEEGSWGLKCLRMLVERCSDSVGGVRARALTNAAQALDVLSERGVEVDRLQEVMRIGDMGLGELLRRRCTDDKAAVRKAALVLITKAIGLIGRPIDESLLCAMGSACSDPLVSIRKAALAAISEVFRKFPDEKVMKEWLQAVPPLVIDSETSIQEECENLFLELVLNRICQASNLNLDDDTISLEKAFPEGTLDLLENICDGEVAPCIKKICASLGKKKKLKPLLANSLQNIITISESLWLRNRMPIENWTAPIGSWWLLSEVSSFAPKSVNWKFLSHHWKLLDNVGQDDRGKACSQVEPNSALWAVNRVSLLQTISNVSMELPVEPAAELAHSLLTRIENFDMNLSEVDAHVKSLKTLCKRKAKTAKEGDTLILKWAQQLIRSAVDILEQYLKEISESARGHSFVTPMSSKRKGKKQASTSKSTSEAVIAVFTVGSLILACPTANVKDITPLLHTIITSGNSESRPNNLVGGTISFKELAPSLYIQSWDTLAKICLVDDKVAKRYIPIFVQELERSDMATLRNNIMVAMADFYVRYTALVDCYMSKITKSLRDPCEVVRRQTFILLSKLLQRDYVKWRGILFLRFLPCLVDESEKIRHLADYLFGNILKAKAPLLAYNSFIEAIYVLNDCTGHGAYSESQGSSDRRPALFAIRGTDERSRSKRMHIYASLLKQMAPEHLLATSAKLCAEILAAVCDGLLSVDDAGGRAVLQDALQILACKEMRIHPNICAENTEMDDEGGEGGGGTASALLAAKGRAVTQVAKKNLIQIAVPIFIELKRLLESKNSPLTGCLMECLRALLKDYKNEIEEILVADKQLQKELLYDMQKYEAGKGKGKAAADSEAGPSGTARSPARQTPAAAAAAVHASARAAVRSVLKEVNRNTPLHSMSVPKVKSILGTAGPGSRFPGVLESVRRLQPFESDDEN